In Alicyclobacillus macrosporangiidus CPP55, a single window of DNA contains:
- a CDS encoding FliI/YscN family ATPase — translation MDRMADELAGILASQPLYRLYGRVTKVVGLTVESIGPPARVGELCRVFADGDAECLAEVVGFRDERLVLMPMGEVSAMAPGADVLATGEVLCAPCGEGLLGRVLDGLGEPLDGLGPLRAEVRRPVDAMPPNPLQRPRIDRPLQTGVRAIDSLLTVGAGQRMGIFAGSGVGKSTLLSMIARNTSADVNVIALIGERGREVNEFIERDLGEEGLSKSVIVVATSDQPALVRLKSAFVATTIAEWFRDQGRSVNLMMDSLTRFAMAQREIGLAVGEPPASRGYTPSVLAMLPRLLERAGTARRGVITAFYTVLVDGDDLNDPIADAVRGILDGHIVLSRQLANAGRFPAIDVLQSLSRVFPALADERQKAAAQQVRAWLQKYSEVEDLLRIGAYQRGADAEADVAVSMFPKVAQFLAQSADEPATLGESVEELNRLAGVSA, via the coding sequence ATGGACCGGATGGCGGATGAACTTGCAGGAATCTTGGCGAGCCAACCGCTGTACCGGCTGTATGGCCGCGTGACCAAAGTGGTCGGGCTGACGGTCGAATCCATCGGTCCGCCGGCGCGCGTCGGGGAGCTTTGTCGGGTGTTCGCCGACGGGGATGCGGAATGCCTTGCCGAGGTGGTCGGGTTTCGCGACGAACGCCTGGTGTTGATGCCGATGGGGGAGGTCTCGGCCATGGCGCCCGGCGCCGATGTGCTGGCCACGGGAGAGGTGCTCTGCGCGCCGTGTGGAGAAGGGCTGCTGGGCCGTGTGCTTGACGGGCTGGGGGAGCCTTTGGATGGATTGGGACCGCTGCGCGCTGAGGTTCGGCGTCCCGTCGACGCCATGCCGCCGAATCCATTGCAACGGCCGCGCATCGATCGCCCCCTGCAGACGGGGGTGCGCGCTATCGACAGCCTGCTGACGGTGGGCGCAGGGCAGCGGATGGGGATTTTCGCCGGAAGCGGCGTCGGCAAGAGCACGCTGTTGTCGATGATCGCCCGCAACACGTCGGCGGACGTCAACGTGATCGCCCTCATCGGGGAGCGCGGCCGGGAGGTGAACGAATTCATCGAGCGCGATCTCGGTGAAGAAGGGCTGTCCAAGAGCGTGATCGTGGTGGCCACCTCGGACCAGCCGGCGCTCGTTCGGCTGAAATCCGCGTTCGTGGCGACCACCATCGCGGAATGGTTTCGCGATCAGGGCCGTTCCGTGAACCTGATGATGGACTCACTGACCCGGTTTGCGATGGCGCAGCGCGAGATCGGGCTGGCGGTCGGGGAGCCTCCTGCGAGCCGCGGATACACGCCGTCGGTGTTGGCCATGTTGCCCCGGCTGCTGGAGCGGGCGGGGACGGCAAGACGGGGGGTCATCACTGCGTTTTACACGGTGTTGGTCGACGGAGACGACCTCAACGACCCCATCGCCGACGCGGTTCGAGGCATCCTCGACGGGCACATCGTTTTGTCCAGGCAACTGGCCAACGCGGGCCGCTTCCCGGCGATCGACGTGCTGCAGAGCTTGAGCCGGGTGTTTCCGGCCTTGGCGGACGAGCGTCAGAAGGCCGCCGCCCAACAGGTACGAGCATGGCTGCAAAAGTACAGCGAGGTGGAAGATCTTCTGCGCATCGGCGCCTACCAGCGCGGCGCCGATGCGGAGGCAGACGTGGCGGTCTCGATGTTTCCAAAGGTAGCCCAATTTCTCGCTCAATCCGCGGACGAGCCAGCGACCTTGGGGGAATCGGTGGAAGAACTGAACCGCTTGGCGGGGGTGAGTGCATGA
- a CDS encoding magnesium transporter MgtE N-terminal domain-containing protein translates to MQNRSSASQERRSVGRMLAWAGMVVVIPALATVAMIGGALQLAGVPVWQTLRGWATHSDAKAMTETPLAQTKQALADAQQKLEEAAKTIDNLQQQLTAERQAEANLRQQLTQAQAKVQAQATARDRAAKEAQWLSGMDPGQAAGLLQSLPASEAAQVVALMPSDVSAQVLAALPANKAAPIMTAAAAYAGDQTTAGAADSVGNSAG, encoded by the coding sequence ATGCAGAACCGGTCATCCGCGAGCCAGGAACGCCGGTCGGTCGGGCGGATGTTGGCCTGGGCCGGCATGGTGGTGGTCATTCCGGCGTTGGCGACGGTGGCCATGATCGGCGGGGCCTTGCAGTTGGCAGGGGTTCCCGTGTGGCAGACGCTGCGGGGATGGGCCACCCACTCTGACGCCAAGGCGATGACGGAGACACCGTTGGCGCAGACAAAGCAGGCCTTGGCGGATGCGCAGCAGAAGCTGGAGGAGGCTGCCAAGACCATTGACAACCTGCAGCAGCAGCTGACGGCGGAGCGACAGGCGGAGGCCAACCTGAGGCAGCAGCTGACGCAGGCGCAGGCCAAGGTGCAGGCCCAGGCGACCGCGCGCGATCGCGCAGCCAAAGAAGCCCAGTGGTTGTCTGGCATGGACCCGGGACAAGCTGCCGGTCTTCTGCAGAGTTTACCGGCCTCGGAAGCTGCACAGGTGGTGGCCTTGATGCCCAGTGATGTGTCCGCTCAAGTGCTGGCGGCCCTTCCGGCAAACAAGGCGGCGCCGATCATGACGGCCGCCGCTGCGTACGCGGGTGACCAGACGACGGCCGGTGCCGCGGATTCCGTGGGAAACAGCGCAGGTTGA